Proteins encoded together in one Microcebus murinus isolate Inina chromosome 16, M.murinus_Inina_mat1.0, whole genome shotgun sequence window:
- the CPT1C gene encoding palmitoyl thioesterase CPT1C: MAEAHQAVGFRSSLTSDGAEVELSAPVLQEIYLSGLRSWKRHLLRFWNDFLTGVFPASPLSWLFLFSTIQLSWFLQLDPSLGLMEKIKELLPDWGAQHHGLRGVLAAALFASCLWGALIFTLHVALRLLLSYHGWLLEPHGAMSSPTKTWLALVRIFSGRHPMLFSYQRSLPRQPVPSVQDTVRKYLESVRPVLSDEDFDWTAVLAQEFLRLQASLLQWYLRLKSWWATNYVSDWWEEFVYLRSRTPLMVNSNYYMMDFLYVTPTPLQAARAGNAVHALLLYRHRLNRQEIPPTLLMGMRPLCSAQYEKIFNTTRVPGVQKDYIRHLCDSRHVAVFHRGRFFRVGTHSPNGLLSPRALEQQFQRILDDPSPACPHEEHLAALTAAPRGMWAEVRSSLKTQAAEALEAVEGAAFFVSLDSEPAGLTREDPAASLDAYAHALLAGRGHDRWFDKSFTLIVFSNGKLGLSVEHSWADCPISGHMWEFTLATECFQLGYSADGHCKGRPDPTLPHPWRLQWDLPDQIGPSISLALRGAQALSANVDCHVFPFSHFGKSFIRRCHLSSDSFIQIALQLAHFRDRGHFCLTYESAMTRLFLEGRTETVRSCTREACSFVRAMEDREKTDPQCLALFRVAVDKHQALLRAAMSGQGVDRHLFALYIVSRFLHLQSPFLAQVYSEQWQLSTSQIPVQQMHLFDVHNYPDYVSSGGGFGPADDHGYGVSYIFMGDDMITFHISSKKSSTKTDSHRLGQHIEDALLDVASLFQTGQHLKRRFRGLGEEDSRHRCGFPSS; this comes from the exons AATGACTTTCTCACTGGTGTGTTCCCTGCCAGCCCCCTCAGCTGGCTCTTCCTCTTCAGCACAATCCAGCTCTCCTGGTTCCTCCAGCTGGATCCTTCTTTAGGACTCATGGAGAAGATCAAAGAGTTGCTGCCAGACTG ggGTGCACAGCACCACGGGCTCCGAGGGGTCCTGGCAGCCGCTCTGTTTGCCTCGTGTTTGTGGGGAGCCCTGATCTTCACGCTTCACGTGGCCCTGAGACTGCTTCTGTCCTACCACGGCTGGCTTCTTGAACCGCACGGAGCCATGTCCTCACCCACCAAGACCTGGCTG GCCCTGGTCCGCATCTTCTCTGGCCGCCACCCGATGCTCTTCAGTTACCAGCGCTCCCTGCCGCGCCAGCCAGTGCCTTCGGTGCAGGACACCGTGCGCAAG TACTTGGAGTCTGTCCGGCCTGTCCTCTCCGACGAGGACTTCGACTGGACGGCGGTCCTGGCGCAGGAATTCCTGAGGCTGCAGGCGTCGCTGCTGCAGTGGTACCTGCGGCTCAAGTCCTGGTGGGCGACCAATTAC GTCAGTGACTGGTGGGAGGAGTTTGTGTACCTGCGCTCCCGCACCCCGCTGATGGTGAACAGCAACTATTACATGATG GACTTCCTGTACGTCACACCCACGCCTCTGCAGGCAGCTCGAGCTGGAAATGCAGTCCACGCCCTGCTCCTGTACCGCCACCGCCTCAACCGCCAGGAGATCCCCCCG ACTTTGCTGATGGGAATGCGCCCCTTATGCTCTGCCCAGTACGAGAAGATATTCAACACCACGCGGGTTCCAGGGGTCCAAAAAG ACTACATCCGCCACCTCTGTGACAGCCGACACGTGGCTGTCTTCCACCGGGGCCGATTTTTCCGCGTGGGGACCCACTCCCCAAATGGCCTGCTTTCCCCGAGGGCCCTGGAGCAGCAGTTTCAGCGAATCCTGGATGACCCCTCGCCCGCCTGCCCCCACGAGGAACATCTGGCTGCCCTGACCGCTGCTCCCAG GGGCATGTGGGCCGAGGTGCGGAGCTCCCTGAAGACTCAGGCAGCAGAGGCCCTGGAGGCGGTGGAAGGGGCCGCTTTCTTTGTGTCACTCGACTCTGAGCCTGCAGGGCTCACCAGGGAGGACCCAGCAGCTTCGTTGGATGCCTACGCCCACGCCCTGCTGGCCGGCCGCGGCCACGACCG CTGGTTTGACAAATCCTTCACCCTAATCGTCTTCTCCAACGGGAAGCTGGGCCTCAGTGTGGAGCACTCGTGGGCTGACTGTCCCATCTCAGGACACATGTGGGAG TTCACACTGGCCACAGAGTGCTTTCAGCTGGGCTACTCGGCAGATGGCCACTGCAAGGGGCGACCCGACCCCACACTTCCCCATCCCTGGCGGCTGCAGTGGGACCTTCCGGACCAG ATCGGCCCGTCTATCTCTCTAGCCCTGAGGGGAGCCCAGGCCTTGTCTGCAAACGTTGACTGCCACGTCTTCCCCTTCTCCCACTTTGGCAAGAGCTTCATCAGACGCTGCCACCTGTCCTCAGACAGCTTCATCCAGATCGCCTTGCAGCTGGCCCACTTCCGG GACAGGGGTCACTTCTGCCTGACTTACGAGTCAGCCATGACTCGCCTGTTCCTGGAAGGCCGGACGGAGACCGTGCGGTCTTGCACGCGGGAGGCCTGCAGCTTCGTGAGAGCCAtggaggacagagagaagaca GACCCGCAGTGCCTCGCCCTGTTCCGCGTGGCGGTGGACAAGCACCAGGCTCTGCTGAGGGCGGCGATGAGCGGGCAGGGAGTCGACCGCCACCTCTTCGCGCTCTACATCGTGTCGCGATTCCTCCACCTGCAGTCGCCCTTCCTGGCCCAG GTTTACTCGGAGCAGTGGCAACTGTCCACCAGCCAGATCCCTGTCCAGCAAATGCACCTGTTCGACGTCCACAATTACCCGGATTATGTTTCTTCGGGTGGTGGATTCGGGCCT GCCGATGACCATGGTTATGGCGTTTCTTATATCTTCATGGGGGATGATATGATCACCTTCCACATCTCCAGCAAAAAATCAAGCACAAAAACG GACTCCCACAGGCTGGGGCAGCACATCGAGGACGCACTCCTGGACG